Proteins found in one Sporosarcina sp. FSL K6-3457 genomic segment:
- the nagA gene encoding N-acetylglucosamine-6-phosphate deacetylase encodes MGKTLLISNITIADATNASFIGDIFVEDGKIKEIAASITTVADIHIDAADKNWTVVPGFIDVHIHGSSSFDAMDATPEALKGLAGSLPREGTTSFLATTMTQSDEAISAALHNASLFTADETQAEMLGVHLEGPFLSTIRAGAQPVEHMIAPSSELFNKWQEISGDRIKLVTMAPELENGLAFIEELTKGGVVASLGHTDATSDVVHSAVEAGASHITHLYNQMSPFHHREPGVVGAAFLEDSLQVEIIVDGIHSHPKAVELAYRQKGASGIILITDAMRAKGLPPGTYDLGGQDVEVTHKDARLPDGTLAGSILTMEHAAKNMKAITNCTVAELVAMTSTNAATQLGLDNKGKIESGKDADLTIIDEDWTVQLTICRGNLTYSKEEL; translated from the coding sequence ATGGGGAAAACGTTATTAATCTCAAATATTACAATCGCAGATGCAACAAACGCTAGTTTTATTGGAGATATTTTTGTGGAAGATGGTAAAATAAAAGAAATCGCTGCTTCCATTACAACTGTTGCGGATATCCACATTGATGCAGCGGACAAAAATTGGACTGTGGTTCCTGGGTTTATAGATGTACATATTCATGGTTCGTCTAGTTTTGATGCGATGGATGCGACGCCGGAAGCATTGAAAGGTTTGGCAGGCTCGCTTCCACGTGAAGGGACGACAAGTTTTTTGGCGACGACGATGACGCAGTCCGATGAGGCGATTTCTGCGGCGTTGCATAATGCGAGCCTTTTTACGGCTGATGAGACACAGGCTGAAATGCTTGGGGTTCATCTGGAGGGACCTTTCCTGTCAACAATAAGGGCAGGTGCACAGCCGGTTGAGCATATGATTGCGCCTTCTTCAGAACTTTTTAACAAATGGCAAGAAATTAGTGGCGATCGCATTAAACTTGTAACAATGGCGCCAGAGCTGGAAAATGGGCTTGCATTTATTGAAGAATTGACAAAGGGTGGGGTTGTTGCATCTCTTGGTCATACGGATGCGACGTCAGATGTTGTGCATAGTGCAGTTGAGGCTGGTGCAAGTCATATTACGCATCTATATAATCAAATGAGTCCTTTCCATCACCGGGAGCCTGGAGTTGTAGGTGCTGCTTTTTTAGAGGATTCACTACAGGTAGAAATAATTGTGGACGGGATTCATAGTCATCCAAAAGCAGTAGAATTGGCGTATCGCCAAAAAGGTGCAAGTGGTATTATACTAATTACAGATGCGATGCGCGCGAAGGGATTGCCGCCTGGAACGTATGATTTAGGTGGGCAAGACGTCGAGGTAACGCATAAAGACGCTCGCTTGCCAGATGGCACGCTTGCGGGTAGTATTTTAACGATGGAACATGCAGCGAAAAACATGAAAGCCATAACAAATTGTACAGTGGCTGAATTGGTTGCGATGACATCTACAAATGCAGCAACACAGCTCGGTCTTGACAATAAAGGCAAGATTGAGTCTGGTAAGGATGCAGACCTTACAATCATCGATGAAGACTGGACTGTTCAGTTGACGATTTGTAGGGGGAATCTCACATACTCGAAGGAGGAACTATGA
- the tig gene encoding trigger factor, whose protein sequence is MSVKWEKHEGNTGTLTVEVPAEEVTAGIDKAFKKVVKQVQAPGFRKGKMPRPMFEKMYGVESLYNDALDFILPEAYAKAIEEADVEPIDRPEIDIEQMEKGQSLIFKAVVTLKPEVKLGDYKGLEVTRQETAVTDEEIEEQLKDSQKAFAELVIKEDGAIENGDTVKLDFEGFANGEAFEGGKAEQYELEIGSNSFIPGFEEQMVGMKTGEEKDVELTFPEEYHAAELAGQPAVFKVKVHEIKSKEIPALDDELAKEIDEEVESLEALRTKLKEKTLEEKKSASETALRDDLVEAAARNAEIDIPEVMIASETDRMMDEFAQRLQMQGMNMELYFQFSGQNEEALREQMKDDALNRVRVSLVLEAIGKVEAIEVAEEDINAELEKMSAQFGMDIEQIKKTLGGTKVLENDLRFNKTVELLVETAKITE, encoded by the coding sequence ATGTCAGTTAAATGGGAAAAACACGAAGGTAATACAGGGACACTAACAGTTGAGGTTCCTGCTGAAGAGGTAACTGCGGGTATTGACAAAGCGTTTAAAAAAGTTGTTAAACAAGTTCAAGCACCAGGATTCCGTAAGGGTAAAATGCCACGTCCGATGTTTGAAAAAATGTATGGTGTAGAATCACTTTACAATGATGCACTTGATTTTATCCTACCGGAAGCGTATGCGAAAGCAATCGAAGAAGCTGACGTTGAACCAATCGATCGTCCTGAGATCGATATCGAGCAAATGGAAAAAGGTCAATCGCTTATTTTCAAAGCAGTTGTTACTTTGAAACCAGAAGTGAAACTTGGAGACTATAAAGGTCTTGAAGTAACACGTCAGGAAACGGCAGTAACGGACGAAGAAATCGAAGAGCAATTGAAGGATAGTCAAAAAGCATTCGCTGAACTGGTTATCAAAGAAGATGGCGCGATTGAAAATGGCGACACAGTGAAATTGGATTTTGAAGGTTTTGCGAACGGCGAAGCATTCGAAGGCGGTAAAGCTGAGCAGTATGAGCTTGAAATCGGTTCTAACTCATTCATTCCAGGCTTTGAAGAGCAAATGGTTGGTATGAAAACAGGTGAAGAAAAAGACGTTGAATTGACGTTCCCTGAAGAATACCATGCGGCAGAACTTGCGGGCCAACCAGCAGTATTCAAAGTGAAAGTTCACGAAATCAAATCAAAAGAAATTCCAGCACTTGATGATGAATTAGCGAAAGAAATTGACGAAGAAGTTGAAAGTCTTGAAGCATTACGCACGAAGTTGAAAGAAAAAACATTGGAAGAGAAGAAATCTGCTTCTGAAACAGCACTTCGCGACGATCTTGTTGAAGCAGCTGCAAGAAATGCAGAAATCGACATTCCAGAAGTGATGATCGCATCTGAAACAGATCGCATGATGGATGAATTCGCACAACGCCTTCAAATGCAAGGTATGAACATGGAGCTTTACTTCCAATTCTCAGGACAAAACGAAGAAGCACTTCGTGAGCAAATGAAAGACGACGCACTAAACCGCGTACGCGTTTCATTAGTACTTGAAGCAATCGGTAAAGTAGAAGCAATTGAGGTTGCAGAAGAAGATATCAATGCTGAGCTTGAAAAAATGTCTGCGCAATTCGGTATGGACATCGAGCAAATCAAGAAGACACTTGGTGGAACGAAAGTTCTTGAAAACGATCTTCGTTTCAATAAAACAGTTGAGCTTCTTGTTGAAACTGCAAAAATTACGGAATAA
- the tnpA gene encoding IS66 family insertion sequence element accessory protein TnpA — protein sequence MTRDERRAMWQKRIDAFKASGESSVKTWCAENNISYQSMYAWLKKDWLKKDTKSPAPQWVSFDELIQEGKSSHSLTLTIGTISIQIEEGFNPALLGGVLQVLQKHVK from the coding sequence ATGACAAGAGACGAACGTCGCGCAATGTGGCAGAAACGAATTGACGCATTTAAAGCGAGTGGTGAATCTAGCGTCAAGACTTGGTGTGCTGAAAACAATATCAGTTATCAAAGTATGTATGCATGGCTCAAAAAGGATTGGCTGAAAAAGGATACAAAAAGCCCAGCACCCCAGTGGGTTTCATTTGATGAGCTCATCCAGGAAGGTAAATCTTCTCATTCATTAACGCTTACAATCGGCACGATTTCCATTCAAATTGAAGAAGGTTTCAACCCTGCGCTGTTGGGTGGAGTTCTTCAGGTGCTTCAGAAGCATGTTAAGTAA
- a CDS encoding GntR family transcriptional regulator has translation MLDKESPVPMYVQIEEYLKLRMKQGEFSVGTAIPSERELTEMFEVSRMTVRQSITNLVTEGLLYREKGRGTFVAAPKVEQPLSGLTSFTEDMLSRGMEPGTQLISLKKVIAEDDIAQALQLMEGEQVFAVKRIRYADHKPMAIERSYLPVKIVPELDLDAVEGSLYSFIEHQKELSISHALQSMEATLVNKEDAEFLQISVPAAVIVIERVSFLTGEMPFEIVRSTYRADRYKFISEIRR, from the coding sequence TTGTTGGACAAAGAGTCCCCTGTACCGATGTATGTCCAAATTGAAGAGTATCTGAAACTTCGCATGAAGCAAGGTGAATTTTCGGTGGGAACAGCAATCCCTTCGGAACGTGAGTTAACGGAGATGTTTGAAGTCAGTCGAATGACGGTGCGTCAATCGATTACAAATTTGGTGACAGAGGGATTGCTCTATCGTGAAAAGGGTCGCGGGACATTTGTGGCTGCTCCGAAAGTGGAACAACCGCTTAGTGGATTGACGAGCTTTACGGAAGATATGTTATCACGTGGTATGGAGCCGGGCACTCAATTAATTAGTTTGAAAAAAGTGATCGCGGAGGATGACATTGCACAAGCCCTGCAGTTAATGGAAGGGGAGCAGGTATTTGCCGTCAAACGCATTCGCTATGCAGATCATAAGCCGATGGCGATTGAACGATCATATCTTCCGGTGAAAATTGTTCCGGAATTAGATTTGGATGCAGTGGAAGGGTCGTTGTATTCATTTATTGAACACCAAAAGGAACTGTCGATTAGTCATGCACTACAAAGTATGGAGGCTACACTTGTCAACAAAGAGGATGCGGAGTTTCTTCAAATTAGTGTACCTGCTGCTGTAATAGTTATAGAGCGTGTCAGTTTTTTAACGGGCGAAATGCCTTTTGAAATTGTTCGAAGCACGTACCGGGCGGACCGCTATAAATTCATCAGTGAAATTAGGAGGTAG
- a CDS encoding transposase, which yields MKKRKSYGTIMVNLADSRVIDLIESREKEDVVIWLSLFPNIKYVSRDGSLTYAAAIREAHPEAHHISDRFHLVKNLTDASTLCMYRILAGRIVIPLTKEQNAMNELLTSKPSRRTKILWVKSLASQGRTIQDIRTQTKCSLQTIQKYIRMREEEIPKDLEDQRGREHTEAIQKIMDKVKEVKALQVKGYSIRKIADETGYTKRTIKNYLSPDFNPIHGQYGVQRPGKLSPFRNEVIALRSKGTTYKEIHASILQKGYTGSEAAIRQFIAKEKRLQGDLENDVIAGSTEIVERKWLIKLLYKPLDKVKAISLEQVENVVEKYPLVGTLIRLVWRFKEILQSGEKELLHTWISEAAALELNELTSFLNGIKKDIDAVENACTLPYNNGLAEGSINKLKTIKRIMYGRNSFELLRNKLLLLESRKFN from the coding sequence ATGAAAAAGAGAAAGAGTTACGGTACTATCATGGTGAACTTAGCCGATAGTAGAGTCATTGATCTCATAGAATCAAGAGAAAAAGAAGATGTAGTTATCTGGCTTTCTCTTTTTCCCAATATAAAATACGTCTCAAGAGATGGCTCTCTTACTTATGCCGCCGCGATTCGAGAAGCACATCCTGAAGCGCATCATATCAGTGATCGATTTCACTTAGTGAAAAATTTGACGGACGCAAGTACGCTCTGTATGTATAGAATTTTAGCTGGACGAATTGTCATTCCATTAACCAAGGAACAGAACGCAATGAACGAACTGCTAACTAGTAAACCTTCACGACGTACTAAAATCCTCTGGGTCAAGTCCTTGGCGTCTCAAGGTCGCACTATACAAGATATCCGAACGCAAACAAAATGTAGCCTTCAAACGATTCAAAAATACATTAGAATGCGAGAAGAAGAAATCCCTAAAGATTTAGAGGACCAACGCGGTCGTGAACATACTGAAGCAATCCAGAAGATTATGGATAAAGTCAAAGAAGTGAAAGCTTTACAGGTAAAAGGATATAGTATTAGAAAAATAGCTGATGAGACAGGCTATACAAAGCGCACAATAAAAAATTACTTATCGCCTGATTTCAATCCTATTCATGGTCAATATGGTGTACAGCGTCCCGGAAAACTGTCCCCTTTTAGAAATGAAGTGATTGCTTTGCGCTCAAAAGGAACAACTTATAAAGAGATTCATGCTTCTATTTTACAGAAAGGATATACAGGCTCAGAAGCTGCGATTAGACAATTCATAGCGAAAGAAAAAAGGTTACAAGGTGACCTGGAAAACGATGTCATCGCTGGTTCCACGGAGATTGTGGAAAGAAAATGGCTTATAAAGTTACTCTACAAGCCACTAGATAAAGTGAAAGCCATTTCCCTCGAACAAGTAGAAAATGTTGTTGAGAAATATCCACTAGTCGGTACATTAATTCGCTTGGTTTGGCGTTTCAAAGAGATTCTTCAATCGGGAGAGAAAGAGTTGTTACATACATGGATTTCAGAAGCAGCAGCCCTCGAATTAAATGAATTGACTAGCTTTCTCAATGGTATTAAAAAAGATATAGATGCGGTTGAAAATGCATGTACGCTTCCATATAACAACGGATTAGCTGAAGGAAGCATAAATAAGTTAAAAACCATCAAACGCATCATGTATGGCAGAAACAGTTTTGAACTTCTACGGAATAAACTATTGTTGCTTGAATCCCGTAAATTCAACTAA
- a CDS encoding SIS domain-containing protein, whose translation MNPYFEAIHALMKEVSHEEQSTLEKVAAEIAQRLTRGGIIQLFGCGHSHLIAEESYFRAGGLAPIQPIFIEPLMLHIGATESSTNEKDPTFIHRFAELLDFRPDDTVIVISTSGRNPVPIDVAIKAQQSGAYTVSIQSLYYKAAEQSSKHPSGQRLEDVVDDILNTHVPLGDGLLTSGDLSYAPASSIMGNMLLHATFSRVIDDMIGSGQEPPIFKSSNLDGSTAHNERMMATYADRIEF comes from the coding sequence TTGAATCCGTATTTTGAAGCGATCCATGCGTTGATGAAGGAAGTTTCTCATGAAGAGCAATCCACACTTGAAAAAGTAGCGGCTGAGATTGCACAACGTCTCACGCGTGGTGGCATTATTCAGTTGTTTGGCTGCGGACATTCGCATTTAATTGCGGAAGAGTCCTATTTTCGTGCGGGTGGATTAGCGCCTATACAGCCGATTTTCATTGAGCCACTTATGCTCCATATAGGGGCAACAGAGTCTTCTACCAATGAAAAGGATCCTACTTTTATTCATAGATTTGCAGAACTACTAGATTTTCGTCCAGATGATACGGTGATTGTGATTTCGACGTCTGGACGTAATCCAGTCCCGATTGATGTGGCGATTAAAGCGCAACAATCTGGGGCTTATACGGTTTCAATCCAGTCTCTCTATTATAAGGCAGCTGAGCAGTCTTCCAAGCATCCCTCTGGTCAGAGGCTTGAAGATGTTGTAGATGATATACTAAACACGCATGTCCCGTTAGGTGATGGACTACTGACATCAGGAGACCTCTCGTATGCTCCAGCTTCTAGTATCATGGGAAATATGTTGCTCCATGCTACTTTTAGCCGCGTGATTGATGATATGATTGGCAGTGGTCAAGAACCTCCCATTTTTAAAAGCAGTAATTTAGATGGTAGTACAGCACATAATGAGCGAATGATGGCTACATACGCTGATCGTATTGAGTTCTAA
- a CDS encoding Fic family protein, whose product MLKRLPKEYLDDILVRLAHHSSALEGNTITLVETISIILYNQVSSNRSIDLREIYEIKNHEQALHYLLETLTANEPLHLQIVKEIHALLMDRLQYDRGQFKSVENAILGVDFMTASVQETPLLMQRWVDNLNYRLDLTVSAQEKIGIIAEAHITFERIHPFADGNGRTGRMLLNYSLLERGLAPLIINSKDKATYFRFLAEQDATGFSQFIEETLAEEQQRLQRFANKEQQQISPD is encoded by the coding sequence GTGTTGAAAAGATTACCAAAAGAATACTTAGACGATATTCTTGTCCGACTGGCACATCATTCCTCTGCACTTGAGGGTAACACGATTACGTTGGTAGAAACGATTTCGATTATTCTATATAATCAAGTATCCAGCAATCGCAGCATTGATTTAAGAGAAATTTATGAAATCAAAAACCACGAGCAAGCATTACATTACTTATTAGAAACACTTACAGCCAACGAACCATTGCACTTGCAAATAGTAAAAGAAATTCATGCCTTGCTAATGGATCGTTTGCAATACGACAGAGGGCAATTCAAGTCAGTGGAAAACGCCATACTAGGGGTGGACTTCATGACGGCAAGCGTACAGGAAACACCGCTTCTTATGCAGCGGTGGGTCGACAATTTGAATTATCGTTTAGATCTCACAGTTTCGGCACAAGAAAAAATAGGCATTATTGCCGAAGCACACATTACATTTGAACGTATTCATCCCTTCGCAGATGGCAACGGGCGCACTGGACGTATGCTGCTGAATTATTCCTTGCTCGAGCGCGGTCTTGCCCCTCTCATCATTAACAGTAAAGATAAAGCGACCTATTTCCGCTTTCTTGCTGAACAAGATGCTACAGGCTTCAGTCAATTCATTGAAGAGACGTTGGCAGAAGAACAACAACGCCTGCAACGTTTTGCGAATAAAGAGCAACAACAAATCTCCCCTGATTAA
- a CDS encoding GNAT family N-acetyltransferase, whose product MDTITIKELQSHDEIIEAFPIMKQLRTHLDESAYLELVIAAQESDSYKMLALLDGDEIVAVIGFKPMITLSSGRFIWICDLVADRNRRSKGYGEKLLTYVHEWAKENNYESVSLSSGLQRTDAHRFYENKMKYTKASYVFKKPLKQT is encoded by the coding sequence ATGGACACTATAACAATTAAAGAACTTCAATCACACGATGAAATTATTGAAGCATTTCCTATTATGAAACAGTTACGTACCCATCTAGATGAAAGTGCTTATCTTGAATTAGTAATTGCTGCGCAAGAGAGTGATAGCTATAAGATGCTCGCTTTACTCGACGGTGATGAAATTGTTGCAGTGATTGGTTTCAAGCCGATGATAACACTTTCTAGTGGTAGATTTATTTGGATCTGTGACTTGGTTGCAGATAGGAATAGACGTTCAAAGGGTTATGGTGAAAAACTACTTACATATGTTCATGAGTGGGCAAAAGAAAATAATTATGAAAGTGTGTCTCTATCATCAGGATTACAGCGTACAGATGCACACCGTTTTTACGAGAATAAAATGAAGTACACCAAAGCAAGCTATGTGTTTAAAAAACCTTTGAAACAAACATGA
- a CDS encoding HPr family phosphocarrier protein codes for MIQKSYKIVTNEGLHARPSSQLVAAVTPFAADVKLIYKDKEVNLKSIMGVMALGIAVGAEITIVADGTDEAAVMAKVDEVITTEGIGQ; via the coding sequence ATGATTCAGAAAAGTTATAAAATCGTAACGAATGAAGGACTTCATGCACGTCCATCATCTCAATTGGTTGCAGCAGTAACACCTTTTGCGGCAGACGTGAAGCTTATTTATAAGGACAAAGAGGTTAACTTGAAATCTATTATGGGGGTCATGGCACTTGGAATTGCAGTGGGTGCAGAGATTACAATCGTTGCAGATGGTACGGACGAAGCCGCAGTGATGGCTAAAGTAGATGAAGTGATTACAACAGAAGGAATTGGTCAGTAA
- the nagB gene encoding glucosamine-6-phosphate deaminase gives MKVLVFENYDAASEQAAQLVEAQVIENGQSVLGLATGSTPVGLYKELIEGVKKRGVSYKNVSTINLDEYIGLPADHAESYHTFMAENLFNHIDISIDNTHVPNGMASSPEDECVRYEEIIDRVGPIDLQILGIGTNGHIGFNEPGTDPESLTHIAELVASTRESNARFFPSIDDVPTHAVTTGIKSILKSKKIVLIASGASKAEAVKQLLSKEISQDFPASYLWNHADVTLIVDKEAYALVQTEGQ, from the coding sequence ATGAAAGTATTAGTATTTGAAAATTATGATGCAGCAAGTGAACAGGCGGCACAACTGGTGGAAGCGCAAGTTATTGAGAATGGTCAATCGGTTCTTGGATTGGCAACAGGTTCAACACCAGTAGGCTTGTATAAAGAGTTAATCGAAGGCGTTAAAAAGCGTGGCGTTTCTTATAAAAATGTAAGCACCATTAATCTTGACGAATATATTGGTTTACCAGCAGACCATGCAGAAAGCTACCATACATTTATGGCTGAAAATTTATTTAACCACATTGATATTTCAATCGATAACACGCATGTACCGAATGGTATGGCTTCGTCACCTGAAGACGAATGTGTGCGTTATGAAGAAATCATTGATCGTGTAGGTCCAATCGATCTACAAATTCTTGGAATCGGTACAAACGGTCATATTGGTTTCAATGAACCGGGAACTGATCCAGAAAGCTTAACGCATATCGCTGAACTTGTTGCATCTACGCGTGAAAGTAACGCACGTTTCTTCCCATCGATTGATGATGTGCCGACACATGCTGTGACAACAGGCATTAAGTCTATTTTGAAAAGTAAGAAGATCGTTTTGATTGCTTCTGGAGCAAGTAAAGCAGAGGCTGTTAAGCAATTGTTGAGTAAAGAAATTAGCCAAGATTTCCCGGCATCTTATCTGTGGAATCATGCCGATGTAACCTTGATTGTTGATAAAGAAGCATATGCTTTGGTGCAAACAGAAGGGCAGTGA
- a CDS encoding tetratricopeptide repeat protein, with protein sequence MRRKYGRIRKTDNVIVFPGTYEKLVEQGLVAVEQSNFDRAVEVFDQAILYEPDYPEFLGPYAVALYETKEFERAKDIAARLLHSGATDYIDAMELYLTISIQLQEYEEVEMTIDALIGEGIVPEDMLKKFTYLRELNGRLSNRYVAEQQAVPMKPFTLDEFNAMDSMHQQYALASLEGMELSGMVPLLIEIAERDDVAPLIITFALTLLHQAEYADEVVVRKFGWQQTVIPVSMTLPGRDDLTQEVLAEVDQLLLKDPSRLEMARGLIEKFAITAFPFGWNQYKASEVATVYVHYIESLFSGQPLPETELSRLIEQIDSDLSFP encoded by the coding sequence GTGCGGAGGAAATACGGCAGGATTCGGAAAACGGACAATGTGATTGTCTTCCCAGGTACATATGAAAAACTCGTTGAACAAGGGCTAGTCGCCGTGGAACAGTCAAATTTCGATCGGGCAGTCGAAGTGTTTGATCAGGCTATTCTTTATGAGCCTGATTATCCGGAATTTCTAGGCCCATACGCTGTCGCCCTTTATGAAACGAAAGAGTTTGAGCGCGCAAAAGACATTGCAGCAAGGCTACTACATAGTGGAGCTACCGATTATATCGATGCGATGGAATTGTATTTAACGATCAGTATTCAATTGCAGGAATATGAGGAAGTAGAAATGACGATTGATGCTCTTATCGGTGAGGGAATTGTTCCAGAGGATATGTTGAAAAAATTTACGTATTTACGCGAATTGAATGGGCGTCTCTCCAATCGGTATGTTGCGGAACAACAAGCCGTTCCGATGAAGCCCTTCACGTTGGATGAATTCAATGCTATGGATTCAATGCACCAACAGTATGCACTCGCTTCTCTCGAAGGGATGGAATTGTCAGGGATGGTTCCGCTCCTAATAGAAATTGCGGAGCGTGACGATGTTGCACCGCTTATCATCACGTTTGCATTAACATTACTCCATCAGGCGGAGTACGCAGATGAAGTGGTTGTGCGCAAATTTGGTTGGCAGCAGACGGTAATACCTGTCAGCATGACGCTACCGGGCAGAGATGACCTAACGCAAGAAGTGCTTGCGGAGGTAGACCAACTATTACTAAAGGATCCATCTAGATTGGAGATGGCGCGTGGTCTTATCGAAAAATTTGCCATCACTGCGTTTCCATTCGGCTGGAATCAGTACAAAGCTAGTGAAGTCGCGACTGTCTACGTCCACTACATAGAAAGTTTATTTTCGGGTCAGCCATTACCCGAGACGGAACTAAGCAGACTTATTGAGCAAATTGATAGTGATTTGAGCTTTCCGTAA
- the tnpB gene encoding IS66 family insertion sequence element accessory protein TnpB (TnpB, as the term is used for proteins encoded by IS66 family insertion elements, is considered an accessory protein, since TnpC, encoded by a neighboring gene, is a DDE family transposase.), giving the protein MLSKTPINRVYLACGHTDLRKSIDGLAAIVQEGFQLDPFSPSLFVFCNRKRDKLKILHWDHNGFWLYYRRLENGLFQWPNDSTTQPLPVSHRQLNWLLDGLPYEQKQAHKQVSAKVII; this is encoded by the coding sequence ATGTTAAGTAAAACACCAATCAATCGTGTTTATTTGGCCTGTGGCCATACCGATTTGCGGAAATCGATTGACGGTTTAGCAGCCATTGTACAGGAAGGCTTTCAGCTTGATCCATTTTCACCTAGCCTATTTGTCTTCTGCAATCGTAAGCGGGACAAACTAAAAATACTTCATTGGGATCATAATGGTTTTTGGCTTTACTATAGAAGGTTGGAAAACGGTCTATTTCAGTGGCCGAATGATTCAACTACACAACCATTGCCAGTTAGCCATCGGCAATTAAACTGGTTACTGGACGGCCTGCCCTATGAACAAAAACAAGCCCATAAACAAGTCTCTGCAAAAGTCATCATATAA
- a CDS encoding NAD(P)H-dependent oxidoreductase, with the protein MKTLVVVAHPNLETSVVNKRWIKELKQYPEKYTVHELYKAYPEEKIDIEKEQKLIESHGSLVLQFPVYWFNCPSLLKKWLDDVFTYGWAFGSIGGDHLMNRKVALAVSAGAKQSDYSENGRYRHTLEQILIPFETTLFYCDADYRSIYAFYGKEGAIEEDITPEKYELTKSARELMEFIDNL; encoded by the coding sequence ATGAAAACACTTGTGGTTGTAGCTCATCCTAATCTAGAAACATCTGTAGTAAATAAAAGGTGGATAAAAGAACTTAAACAATATCCAGAGAAGTATACAGTGCACGAGTTGTATAAGGCTTATCCAGAGGAAAAGATAGACATTGAAAAAGAACAAAAATTGATTGAATCACATGGCAGTCTAGTTTTACAATTTCCTGTCTATTGGTTTAATTGTCCTTCTCTTTTGAAGAAATGGCTGGATGATGTTTTTACTTATGGATGGGCGTTTGGTTCAATTGGTGGTGATCATTTAATGAATCGAAAAGTGGCTTTAGCCGTTTCTGCTGGAGCAAAACAATCCGATTATAGTGAAAATGGGAGATATCGGCATACGCTAGAGCAAATATTAATTCCGTTTGAAACAACCCTATTTTATTGTGATGCCGATTACCGATCAATCTATGCGTTTTATGGAAAAGAGGGAGCTATTGAAGAAGATATCACGCCGGAGAAATATGAATTAACAAAAAGTGCTAGAGAGCTCATGGAATTTATAGACAATTTATAG
- a CDS encoding winged helix-turn-helix transcriptional regulator, whose translation MQSETIKTCLPTGVDLPNTGFGYTLSLIGGKYKILILYWLHENKVIRFNELKRNIDTISFKTLSVMLKELEADDLVIRKEFPQIPPKVEYSLSERGRSLIPVVDMMCQWGENNL comes from the coding sequence ATGCAAAGTGAAACAATCAAAACTTGTTTACCGACTGGCGTTGATTTACCAAATACCGGATTTGGATATACATTGTCCTTAATAGGCGGGAAATATAAAATACTCATTTTATATTGGCTACATGAAAATAAAGTCATTAGGTTCAACGAATTAAAACGAAATATAGATACTATATCTTTTAAAACGCTCAGCGTTATGCTAAAAGAATTGGAAGCTGATGACTTAGTCATACGTAAGGAATTCCCGCAGATACCTCCCAAAGTTGAATATTCGTTATCCGAGCGTGGTCGTTCACTGATTCCAGTAGTAGATATGATGTGTCAATGGGGGGAAAACAATCTGTAA